The following coding sequences are from one Longimicrobiaceae bacterium window:
- a CDS encoding PIN domain-containing protein, translating into MPDAPASVVVDTNIVFSALLREHSRFSEVLLQSEHTFYVCESVLVELFRHKDRILRASRLEEADLARLYHVLLRRLQLYREDQIAPENWGRAYELCRDVDQTDTPHVALALELEGLLWTGDRTLRAGLEARGFTRFFAADPGS; encoded by the coding sequence ATGCCTGACGCGCCCGCCTCCGTAGTCGTCGACACGAACATCGTTTTCTCTGCCCTGCTGAGGGAGCACAGCCGCTTCTCGGAGGTCCTCCTCCAGTCCGAGCACACGTTCTACGTCTGCGAGAGCGTCCTGGTGGAGCTGTTTCGCCACAAGGATCGGATCCTGAGGGCGAGTCGGCTAGAGGAGGCCGATCTGGCGCGCCTGTACCACGTTCTCCTTCGGCGGCTACAACTCTACAGGGAAGACCAGATCGCGCCGGAGAACTGGGGCCGGGCTTACGAGCTCTGCCGAGACGTGGACCAGACCGACACCCCGCACGTAGCGCTCGCGCTCGAACTGGAAGGCCTGCTGTGGACCGGGGACAGGACGTTGCGGGCCGGACTCGAAGCGCGTGGGTTCACCCGGTTCTTCGCAGCCGACCCCGGCTCCTGA
- a CDS encoding Hpt domain-containing protein, with translation MTSLPGTETGSESPDTAAAQLASAVGALWNKYRDAIFARVDAVEEAARALADDRLDEELRRRAEHEAHKLAGAVGGFGFAEASRLAREAEDVLVGRAAPTPDQALRLAELATAIRAELERPLPQ, from the coding sequence GTGACGAGTCTTCCCGGAACGGAGACCGGGTCGGAATCCCCGGACACGGCCGCGGCGCAGCTCGCCTCCGCCGTCGGCGCGCTGTGGAACAAGTACCGCGACGCCATCTTCGCCCGCGTGGACGCGGTGGAGGAGGCCGCCCGCGCGCTGGCCGACGACCGGCTGGACGAGGAGCTGCGCCGCCGGGCTGAGCACGAGGCCCACAAGCTGGCCGGTGCCGTCGGCGGGTTCGGGTTCGCCGAAGCGTCGCGGCTCGCGCGGGAGGCGGAGGACGTCCTCGTGGGGCGCGCGGCGCCCACGCCCGATCAGGCGCTCCGGCTGGCGGAGCTGGCCACGGCGATCCGTGCGGAGCTGGAGCGCCCGCTCCCGCAGTAG
- a CDS encoding response regulator: MPTKRILLVDDEADVREVAQLSLEMVGGWVVCSAASGEEGVRRAASDHPDAILLDVMMPEMDGPATFRALQADPATRSIPVLLLTAKARPADRERFAELGVAGVLPKPFDPLTLARDVSHALGWDG, translated from the coding sequence TTGCCCACGAAGCGCATCCTGCTGGTCGACGACGAGGCCGACGTCCGCGAGGTCGCCCAGCTCAGCCTGGAGATGGTGGGCGGCTGGGTGGTCTGCTCGGCCGCGTCCGGGGAGGAGGGCGTGCGCCGGGCCGCCTCCGACCACCCCGACGCCATCCTCCTCGACGTGATGATGCCGGAGATGGACGGCCCCGCTACCTTCCGGGCGCTCCAGGCCGACCCCGCCACCCGCAGCATTCCCGTCCTCCTCCTCACGGCCAAGGCCCGCCCCGCGGACCGCGAGCGCTTCGCGGAGCTGGGGGTGGCGGGCGTCCTCCCCAAGCCCTTCGATCCCCTCACCCTGGCGCGCGACGTCTCGCACGCGCTCGGTTGGGACGGCTGA